A stretch of Blattabacterium cuenoti DNA encodes these proteins:
- a CDS encoding TatD family hydrolase, translating into MKITDTHTHLYMKEFDKDIHIVIQNALNKGIHRFLLPSIDTSTIPSILKLEKKYPNICFPMIGIHPNKVSTNNLEEELNRVEKWLPKHSFISMGEIGMDFFSSRKFISEQEYVFKTQIKWAKKRKLPIVIHCRKAFDQVFHILSKEMNSNVKGVFHCFSGTLEQAKKIIDMGMKLGIGGIITFKNNHISQFLHHISLNHLILETDSPYLSPHPFRGKRNEPMNLRIILKKISKIYSTSENEIADIIQKNVENLFFK; encoded by the coding sequence ATGAAAATAACTGATACCCATACTCATCTTTATATGAAAGAATTTGATAAAGATATTCATATTGTAATACAAAATGCTTTAAATAAAGGAATACATAGGTTTTTATTACCATCTATAGATACTTCCACAATTCCCAGTATATTAAAATTAGAAAAAAAATACCCTAATATATGTTTTCCTATGATAGGAATTCATCCCAACAAAGTTTCTACAAATAATTTAGAAGAAGAATTAAATCGCGTTGAAAAATGGTTACCTAAACATTCTTTTATTTCTATGGGAGAAATTGGTATGGATTTTTTTTCATCAAGAAAATTCATTTCAGAACAAGAATATGTTTTTAAAACTCAAATAAAATGGGCTAAAAAAAGAAAATTACCCATAGTAATCCATTGTAGAAAAGCTTTTGATCAAGTCTTTCACATTCTATCAAAAGAGATGAATTCTAATGTTAAAGGAGTTTTTCATTGTTTTTCTGGAACCTTAGAACAAGCTAAAAAAATTATTGATATGGGAATGAAACTAGGAATAGGAGGAATCATTACTTTCAAAAATAATCATATTAGTCAATTTTTACATCATATAAGTTTGAATCATCTTATATTAGAAACTGATTCCCCTTACCTTTCTCCACATCCTTTTAGAGGAAAAAGAAATGAACCAATGAATTTAAGAATAATTTTAAAAAAAATTTCTAAAATTTATTCTACATCAGAAAATGAAATTGCCGATATCATTCAAAAAAATGTAGAAAATCTATTTTTTAAATAG
- the fabD gene encoding ACP S-malonyltransferase — protein sequence MKAYLFPGQGSQFVGMGKNLYKNSDFAKKLFRLSEEILGFKMTSIMFEGPMDQLKKTKYTQLAVYIYSVIKAKILMNFNPDMVAGHSLGEFSALAAIDVFSFEDGLILVNERASMMQKICESVHGGMAVVFGLEDHIIEDFCKRDKGIIVPSNYNSPGQLVISGEMAALKRVCFSLKKIGAKILTLPVHGAFHSPIMEPAKKKLKIFVEKFSFKDSKCSIYHNVTSTPIKKCNDIKKNLIEQLTSPVKWKQSIKNMILDGAISFTEVGPGNILQNLMKKISIN from the coding sequence ATGAAAGCTTATCTATTTCCTGGTCAAGGATCTCAATTCGTAGGAATGGGAAAAAATTTATATAAAAACTCTGATTTTGCAAAAAAATTATTTCGATTATCTGAAGAAATTTTGGGATTTAAAATGACATCTATAATGTTTGAAGGCCCCATGGATCAGTTAAAAAAAACAAAATATACACAATTAGCTGTTTATATATATTCAGTGATAAAAGCGAAAATATTGATGAATTTTAATCCTGATATGGTTGCTGGACATTCTCTTGGAGAATTTTCTGCTTTAGCTGCAATTGATGTTTTTTCTTTTGAAGATGGATTAATATTAGTTAATGAAAGAGCATCAATGATGCAAAAAATTTGTGAATCTGTTCATGGAGGAATGGCCGTAGTATTTGGATTAGAGGATCATATTATAGAGGACTTTTGTAAAAGAGATAAAGGAATCATAGTTCCATCTAACTACAATAGTCCCGGACAATTAGTTATTTCTGGAGAAATGGCTGCTTTGAAAAGAGTTTGTTTTTCTCTAAAAAAAATAGGAGCTAAAATATTAACTCTTCCTGTTCATGGAGCTTTTCATTCTCCTATTATGGAACCAGCTAAGAAAAAACTAAAAATATTTGTAGAAAAATTTTCTTTTAAAGATTCTAAATGCTCAATATATCATAATGTAACATCTACTCCTATTAAAAAATGTAATGATATCAAAAAAAATCTTATAGAACAACTTACATCTCCAGTAAAGTGGAAACAATCCATTAAAAATATGATTCTTGATGGAGCAATTTCATTTACAGAAGTAGGACCAGGAAACATTTTACAAAATCTAATGAAAAAAATATCGATAAACTAA